In Rhineura floridana isolate rRhiFlo1 chromosome 6, rRhiFlo1.hap2, whole genome shotgun sequence, one genomic interval encodes:
- the DIO1 gene encoding type I iodothyronine deiodinase → MIFKIRTFMQKIWIFFEACFFTAVGKICLILFPATVKKYILKQGKNSSITRNPNFIYENWGPTFFSFQYLLFILKVRWQRLEDEASQGCPAPNTSVVDFGGEIHHILDFMQENRPLVLAFGSCTUPSFMFKFGKFKKLVEDFQFAADFLIIYIEEAHSSDGWAFKNNIVVQNHRTLQDRIQAAQILMKEHPLCPVVVDTMENQSSSKYAALPERLYVLQKGKVVYKGGVGPWNYCPQEVLEVLEKLL, encoded by the exons ATGATATTCAAAATCAGAACATTTATGCAAAAGATCTGGATTTTCTTTGAAGCATGCTTCTTTACTGCTGTTGGTAAAATCTGCTTGATCTTATTCCCAGCTACTGTAAAGAAATATATACTGAAACAGGGGAAAAACAGCAGTATAACAAGGAACCCCAATTTCATCTATGAGAACTGGGGTCCAACTTTCTTCAGTTTCCAGTACTTACTCTTCATCTTGAAAGTCAGATGGCAAAGGCTGGAAGATGAAGCATCTCAAGGCTGTCCTGCTCCCAACACCTCTGTGGTAGATTTTGGAGGAGAAATTCATCACATCCTGGATTTCATGCAAG AGAACAGGCCTTTGGTCCTGGCATTTGGAAGCTGTACCTGACCTTCATTTATGTTCAAATTTGGCAAATTCAAGAAGCTTGTAGAAGACTTCCAATTTGCTGCAGATTTCCTTATAATCTACATTGAAGAAGCTCATTCCTCAG ACGGCTGGGCTTTTAAGAACAATATTGTTGTTCAAAATCACCGAACACTCCAAGATCGTATACAGGCTGCACAAATCCTAATGAAAGAGCATCCCTTGTGTCCAGTGGTTGTAGATACTATGGAAAACCAAAGCAGTTCCAAGTATGCAGCTCTGCCAGAAAGGCTTTATGTCCTTCAAAAAGGAAAGGTTGTTTATAAG GGTGGAGTGGGACCTTGGAATTATTGTCCACAAGAAGTACTTGAAGTTTTGGAAAAACTACTTTAA